A portion of the Sabethes cyaneus chromosome 3, idSabCyanKW18_F2, whole genome shotgun sequence genome contains these proteins:
- the LOC128741002 gene encoding uncharacterized protein K02A2.6-like has product MSTQQKILSELAMSRTMSTAAAGTSLTDARIESLANSMTEFHYDHESNLTFDNWYSRHEDTFRVDAGKLNDAAKTRLLLRKLSDSTHAEYMNQVLPKTTQDFSFDETVSKLKQLFSAHASLFCKRYRCLTLNKKASEDFQIYVCGLHAPQDAEIRTALLAKLEGNKSMTLNDLTTECHRIINLRKDASIVECPSEKASVNAINPIKHPKKSVVSKPAFKHSPTTNNPAHRNNSDSNNKPRTPCSKCGQLHYVRLDFIELFNLWHVPLSTVCNNVTTATGNVQWLKISFPQLFSDSLGCCNKTEAKLYVKPDVQPVFRGKRPVPFAALEPIETELKRLEELEIISPVEFSDWAAPIVAVRNKAVNGQPPRVRVCADYSTGLNSAIQPNQHPLPLPEEIFAKLSGSIVFSHIDLSDAYLQIPVDKDSRQYLTINTYRGLFEFNRLPPGVKSAPSTFQTIVDAMVAGLEGVETYFDDVLVHGKDAKEHRVRLLKLLERIQEWGFTLRIEKYSFFMPEIHYLGFIINHQGIRPDPIKTAAIYLLLAHYDPNLETIVAADAFSHGVGACLMHRYPDGSMKVVCHASRTVTPAEQRYGQVEKEALALIFGVTKFHRFIYGRKFSLHTDHKPILAMRTSYLGLIDPQAKPDDDFVIASVQMEEDVSATVNAALTALPVTFKHLQVATNKDKLLLEVIQHVQTGWPKSIKQVNNDLCPFYARKEGLSLGRGCLMLSGRIVVPKVYRQPVLKTIHKGHPGQERMKSVMRSHVYWPGVDQDVQNFVSSCSACASVAKSPPKTLLSSWPQTSHPWQRLHVDYAGPFEGQYFMVIVDSYRK; this is encoded by the exons ATGAGTACACAGCAGAAGATTTTGTCCGAGCTTGCTATGAGCCGAACAATGTCCACGGCTGCCGCAGGAACATCATTGACTGATGCCCGCATAGAATCTCTTGCCAATTCTATGACAGAATTCCATTACGATCACGAGTCTAACCTCACATTCGACAACTGGTACAGCCGTCATGAGGACACATTTCGGGTCGATGCAGGTAAACTCAATGACGCCGCCAAGACACGTCTGCTGCTCCGCAAACTCAGTGATAGTACTCATGCGGAGTACATGAACCAAGTTCTCCCGAAGACCACACAAGATTTTTCGTTCGACGAGACGGTGTCTAAATTGAAGCAGCTTTTTAGTGCACACGCATCCCTGTTCTGCAAGCGATACCGCTGCCTCACGCTTAACAAGAAAGCTTCCGAGGACTTTCAAATATACGTTTGTGGCCTACATGCACCCCAGGATGCTGAGATCCGGACCGCTCTGCTAGCTAAGCTGGAAGGCAACAAATCAATGACGCTCAACGATCTCACCACAGAGTGTCATCGCATTATCAACCTTCGGAAAGACGCTTCAATCGTGGAGTGCCCAAGCGAGAAGGCATCGGTCAACGCTATCAATCCGATCAAGCACCCGAAGAAATCAGTCGTCTCTAAGCCTGCATTTAAACACTCACCGACGACCAACAATCCGGCTCATCGTAACAATAGTGACAGCAACAATAAACCGAGAACGCCGTGTTCGAAATGCGGACAGCTCCACTATGTTC GCCTCGACTTTATCGAACTCTTCAACCTGTGGCACGTTCCCCTGAGCACGGTCTGCAACAACGTCACGACAGCAACCGGCAACGTTCAATGGTTGAAAATATCGTTTCCGCAACTGTTTTCGGATTCACTGGGTTGCTGCAATAAAACAGAAGCAAAACTTTATGTGAAGCCGGATGTTCAGCCCGTCTTCCGTGGTAAAAGACCAGTTCCGTTTGCCGCACTTGAACCGATCGAGACTGAGCTGAAACGATTGGAAGAGTTAGAAATCATTTCGCCGGTGGAGTTCTCTGACTGGGCGGCACCCATCGTTGCCGTTCGTAACAAAGCAGTGAACGGGCAGCCACCGAGAGTAAGAGTGTGCGCTGACTATTCTACTGGCCTAAACAGCGCCATTCAGCCCAATCAGCACCCTCTCCCGCTCCCCGAGGAGATTTTTGCCAAACTCTCCGGCAGCATAGTCTTCTCGCACATCGATCTATCGGATGCGTATTTGCAAATACCGGTCGACAAAGATTCCAGACAGTACCTCACGATCAATACTTATCGCGGATTGTTTGAGTTTAATCGCTTGCCACCGGGTGTCAAATCTGCCCCCAGCACGTTTCAAACGATCGTCGACGCCATGGTAGCTGGTTTGGAAGGAGTTGAAACGTACTTTGACGACGTACTGGTGCACGGAAAGGACGCCAAGGAACATCGAGTCCGTCTTTTGAAGCTTCTGGAACGTATCCAGGAGTGGGGTTTTACGCTGCGCATTGAAAAGTATTCTTTTTTCATGCCGGAAATCCACTATCTCGGTTTCATCATCAACCATCAAGGGATCCGGCCCGATCCTATCAAAACAGCAGCGATAT ATCTGCTGCTTGCACACTACGACCCTAACCTCGAAACGATTGTGGCAGCGGATGCATTCAGCCATGGAGTCGGAGCGTGTCTTATGCATCGATACCCAGACGGTTCCATGAAAGTCGTGTGCCATGCCTCCCGAACGGTAACTCCAGCAGAACAGCGTTACGGTCAAGTGGAAAAGGAGGCATTGGCGCTAATCTTCGGTGTCACCAAGTTTCATCGCTTCATATATGGAAGAAAATTCAGCCTACACACCGATCACAAGCC GATTTTGGCTATGCGGACATCCTATCTAGGGCTCATTGACCCGCAAGCAAAACCAGATGATGATTTCGTTATTGCTTCGGTTCAAATGGAAGAGGACGTGTCTGCCACCGTAAATGCAGCACTAACTGCTCTGCCGGTCACTTTCAAACACCTTCAAGTTGCCACTAACAAGGACAAGCTGCTTCTGGAAGTGATTCAACACGTGCAAACTGGTTGGCCTAAATCGATTAAGCAAGTCAATAATGATCTCTGTCCGTTCTACGCTCGCAAGGAAGGACTTTCTCTCGGGCGAGGGTGCCTCATGCTATCTGGTCGAATCGTTGTGCCGAAAGTGTATCGGCAACCCGTACTCAAGACCATCCACAAAGGACATCCCGGTCAAGAGCGGATGAAGTCGGTGATGAGGAGCCATGTCTACTGGCCCGGCGTCGATCAAGATGTGCAAAATTTCGTTTCGTCGTGCAGCGCTTGCGCATCTGTGGCCAAATCTCCGCCAAAAACATTACTTTCGTCGTGGCCACAAACCAGTCATCCCTGGCAACGGTTACACGTGGATTATGCTGGTCCTTTTGAAGGACAGTATTTTATGGTCATTGTCGATTCCTACAGGAAGTGA